In one Nocardia tengchongensis genomic region, the following are encoded:
- a CDS encoding alpha/beta hydrolase, translating to MTVNTVPFTFTRSGDRLVGTLYLPVGEPTGVVVTTGPLTSVKEQAAGVYAEALARRGFAALAFDHRTFGESAGEPRQLEDPLGKAADISAAVSALEADERFTGKPVVALGVCAGGGYMARAVADDPRLRAFAGVAGVYADAAANPADPAVAERGRLARERRLATGEVETIPAVAADNGDVAMPLTEAFEYYGTPRGVVPNYTNGFAVESFEHTAGFDAQEAAARLSVPFLLVHSENALVPPWAHKFYAGVASPKSELWLDSVGQIDFYDDPRLIEPAADAAAELFRGVCAVA from the coding sequence ATGACTGTCAACACAGTTCCGTTCACCTTCACCCGGTCCGGAGACCGACTGGTCGGCACTCTGTACCTGCCGGTGGGCGAACCCACCGGCGTGGTGGTCACCACCGGCCCGCTGACCTCGGTTAAAGAGCAGGCCGCCGGCGTTTACGCCGAGGCGCTGGCCCGCCGCGGATTCGCGGCTTTGGCCTTCGACCACCGGACCTTCGGTGAAAGCGCCGGTGAGCCACGCCAATTGGAGGATCCGCTGGGCAAGGCCGCCGACATCAGCGCCGCGGTGTCCGCGCTGGAGGCCGATGAGCGCTTCACCGGCAAGCCGGTGGTCGCGCTCGGCGTCTGCGCCGGCGGCGGTTACATGGCTCGCGCCGTCGCCGACGACCCGCGGCTCCGGGCCTTCGCGGGCGTCGCCGGGGTCTACGCCGACGCCGCCGCCAACCCGGCCGACCCGGCGGTCGCCGAGCGTGGCCGCCTGGCCCGCGAGCGCCGCCTGGCAACCGGCGAGGTGGAGACCATCCCCGCCGTCGCCGCCGACAACGGCGATGTGGCCATGCCGCTGACCGAGGCGTTCGAGTACTACGGCACCCCGCGCGGCGTGGTCCCCAACTACACCAACGGTTTCGCCGTCGAATCCTTCGAGCACACCGCCGGTTTCGACGCCCAGGAGGCCGCGGCCCGCCTGTCGGTGCCGTTCCTGCTGGTCCACTCGGAGAACGCCCTGGTCCCGCCGTGGGCGCACAAGTTCTACGCTGGAGTCGCATCCCCGAAATCGGAGCTGTGGCTGGACTCGGTCGGCCAGATCGACTTCTACGACGACCCCCGCCTGATCGAGCCCGCCGCCGACGCGGCCGCCGAACTCTTCCGCGGCGTCTGCGCAGTCGCATGA
- a CDS encoding helix-turn-helix domain-containing protein: MELVIPDVLEESCTTRQALERLAAKWRILLIYALLDGAQRPAALRRRLPGITQKVLTETLRGMESDGLVERHVYKQTAPQHIEYSLTELGKSLQTPLAAICAWAADHS, encoded by the coding sequence ATGGAACTGGTGATCCCCGACGTACTCGAGGAATCCTGCACCACCCGCCAGGCCCTCGAACGCCTGGCCGCCAAGTGGCGCATCCTGCTGATCTACGCGCTTCTCGACGGCGCGCAACGCCCGGCCGCCCTGCGCCGCCGCCTGCCCGGCATCACCCAGAAGGTGCTCACGGAAACGTTGCGCGGCATGGAATCCGACGGTCTGGTCGAACGCCACGTCTACAAACAGACTGCCCCGCAACACATCGAGTACTCACTCACCGAACTCGGCAAGTCCCTGCAAACGCCGCTCGCCGCCATTTGCGCCTGGGCCGCGGACCATTCGTGA